The region CGTCGTAGCTGCCGGCCTTCCCGCCGCGCTTCCCGACCTCGCCCTTCCCGTCCCGGGCCGCGGCGTTGGCGATCCGGGCGGCCTTCTCCTTGGAGTTGCCCTCGTCCCGGAGCTCTTCGTACATTTTCTCGTTCTTGATGCTGGCGTTCGGCATGCCGGGGAGTACCCCGACAGGCCCAGCGCGACACCACCTGTCGGCGTAGCGCCTCGTCCGGTGGCTCAGGCCTGCGGCCGCACGTAGCCCGCGAGCGGCGGCTCCGCGGCGGTGTGCGGGTAGAGCCCCGCGGAGTCCGCCAGGATCGCCGCGGCGTGCGCGAAGTCCGTCGGGAAGGTCACCGGGTTCACCCCGGGCATGAAGGGCGCGACGCAGACGGACGGGGCGATCCGGCCCGGGTCGGCCGGCCCGTCGTGGGTCAGCGCGTCGAGGGCGAGGGCCCAGGCCACCGCATCGGACGTCCCGGTACTGAGGTGGTCCGCGGGGTGCGCGAGGCAGATGTCCTGGAGCGCGACGTTCGTGACGTCGCCGCCGTCGTCGGCGAGGTCCGATCCGGCCGGCTGGGGCGTGACCACCTCGTCGGTGAGCGTGTAGACGTTCGTGTAGTCGACGCCGGGGAACGTCTGGCGGCCGGAGTTGAGCGCGGCGAGGAAGGCGGAACCGGTGCGCTGCTGCCAGAAGGAGGGCGCGCACGTCGGGGCGCAGACGCCGACGGCGGCCAGCGTCCCGTCGTTGCTCGGGGCCAGCCCGACGACGTCGGAGACGAGGTCCCGGGTGTCCGGCCAGAAGCGCAGGGCCCAGCGGCCGACCATCCCGCCCTGGCTGTGGCCGAGGAGGGCGACGTCGCGGTTCGCGCGGCGGGCCATCGTCCGGATCGCGTACACGACGTACTCGCCGCGGACCTGGACGTCGGCCATGTTCCGGCCCGGCGAGGTCGAGGTGCACCACGGGATCCCGGCCGCGGTGAGGGCGGGCTCGTAGTTCCAGCCGAAGTTCTCCGGCGGGTCGAGGGTGGTGCCCGACAGCAGCAGGACCGGGTTCTCGTCCGCGTCGCCGAGGTGGTCGAGCGGCACCGAGCAGTGCAGGCTCGCGGCCAGCACGTCGTCGGGAACCGAGAGGTCCGGGCCGTCCTGGTCGAGCGGGGCGAACTCGCCGGTGTCCGGGTCGGGGAGGAACGGCAGCAGCGGATCGGCCGAGGCCGTCCCGGCGAGCAGGCCGGCGCCGAGCACGGCGACGATCACGGACACGACGAGACTGCGGCGGCGCACGGGTCCTCCTCGGGCCGCGCCCCACGGTGGGCGCGATTACCGAGGAGTAACGACTCACATGATGATCGGTGACGTCCCGTCTCGGGCCCGCGGGTCGGCACTCTCTCCGTCGTCCGAACCCACCTACCGGTGGACGGGGATGTGCGTCTCGGCCTACCGGAAGTGCCGACTCGCGGGTGGGTAGGGTTGAACGGTGAGTTTCACGTTGCTTCCCGCGGTCGATGTCGCCGACGGCCAGGCCGTCCGTCTCGTGCAGGGGGAGGCCGGGACCGAGACCGGGTACGGCGCGCCCCTCGAGGCCGCGATGAACTGGCAGCGCGACGGTGCCGAGTGGATCCACCTGGTGGACCTCGACGCGGCGTTCGGCAAGGGCTCCAACGCGGAGCTGCTCGCCGAGGTCGTGGGCAAGCTGGACGTCAAGGTCGAGCTGTCCGGCGGCATCCGGGACGACGAGTCCCTGGCCCGCGCGCTCTCGACCGGCTGCACCCGGGTCAACCTGGGCACCGCCGCCCTGGAGAACCCCGAGTGGTGCGCCAAGGTCGTCGGCGAGCACGGGGACAAGATCGCCGTCGGGCTGGACGTCAAGATCATCGACGGGCGGCACCGGCTGGCCGCGCGCGGCTGGACCACCGACGGCGGGGACCTCTGGGAGACCCTGGCGCGCATGGACCGCGACGGGGTCGCCCGCTACGTCGTCACCGACGTCAGCAAGGACGGGACGCTGCAAGGGCCGAACGTCGAGCTGCTCAAGCAGGTCGCGGCCGCCACCCCGGCCCCCGTGATCGCGTCCGGCGGGATCTCCACGGTGGACGATCTGGTCGGGCTCGCGCAGGCCGCGGCCGACGGAGCGAACATCGAGGGCTCCATCGTCGGCAAGGCGCTCTACGCCGGCCGGTTCACGCTGCCCGAGGCGCTGCGCGCGGTCCGGGCGGTGGGTGCCTGACATGGGGGTCGCGATCCGTGTCATCCCCTGCCTGGACGTCGACGCCGGGCGGGTCGTCAAGGGCGTCAACTTCAAGGAGCTCCGGGACGCCGGGGACCCGGTCGAGATGGCCGCGGTCTACGACGCCGAGGGCGCGGACGAGCTGACGTTCCTGGACGTCACGGCGTCCTCCGGCGAGCGCGCGACGATGGTCGACGTCGTCCGACGCACCGCCGAGCAGGTCTTCATCCCGCTGACGGTCGGGGGCGGCATCCGCACGCCGGACGACGTGGACCGGATGCTGCGCGCGGGTGCGGACAAGGTCAGCGTCAACACCGCCGCGATCGCCCGCCCGGAGCTGCTGGGCGAGATGGCGCGGCGCTTCGGCTCGCAGTGCATCGTGCTCTCCGTCGACGCGCGCCGCGTGGTCGACGGGCCGCCCACGCCGTCGGGCTTCGAGGTCACGACGCACGGCGGGCGCACGGGCACCGGGATCGACGCCGTCGAGTGGGCGATGCGGGGACAGGACCTGGGCGTCGGCGAGATCCTGCTCAACTCGATGGACGCGGACGGCACCCGGGCCGGGTTCGACCTCGAGCTGATCGAGAAGACCCGGGCCGTCGTGGCCCTCCCGGTGATCGCCAGCGGCGGCGCGGGCGCCCTCGAGCACTTCCCGCCGGCCGTCCGGGCCGGGGCGGACGCCGTGCTCGCCGCGAGCGTCTTCCACTTCGGACAGCTGCGGATCGGCGAGGTCAAGGACGCGCTGCGCGCGGATCACGTGGAGGTCCGATGAGGGTCGAGACGTCCGAGCTGGACCCGGCCGTCGCCGCCCGGCTGACGCGGAACGCGGACGGGCTGGTGTGCGCGGTCGTGCAGCAGCGGGGGACCAACGAGGTCCTGATGGTCGCCTGGATGGACGACGAGGCCCTGCACCGCACGCTGACCACGGGCCGCGGCACGTACTGGTCGCGTTCGCGCGAGGAGTACTGGGTCAAGGGGGACACCTCGGGCCACGTGCAGCACGTGCACGAGGTCCGGCTGGACTGCGACGGGGACGCGGTGCTCGTCGTCGTGGACCAGGAGGGCCCGGCCTGCCACACCGGCGCCCGCACCTGCTTCGACGCGGACCGCCTGCTCTGACCGCTCACGCACGGGGTGCGACCGGTGAGCCCGTGCGTCAACGGGCGGGTGGTGCCATGACCCAGCGGATCCCCCGGGTGACGAGCCCGCCCGCCGCGCGGACGGCGGTCTGCTCG is a window of Pseudonocardia sp. T1-2H DNA encoding:
- a CDS encoding DUF7218 family protein, with amino-acid sequence MPNASIKNEKMYEELRDEGNSKEKAARIANAAARDGKGEVGKRGGKAGSYDDMTKDELYQRAKEIGVDGRSDMSKDELIEALRNH
- a CDS encoding esterase/lipase family protein; amino-acid sequence: MRRRSLVVSVIVAVLGAGLLAGTASADPLLPFLPDPDTGEFAPLDQDGPDLSVPDDVLAASLHCSVPLDHLGDADENPVLLLSGTTLDPPENFGWNYEPALTAAGIPWCTSTSPGRNMADVQVRGEYVVYAIRTMARRANRDVALLGHSQGGMVGRWALRFWPDTRDLVSDVVGLAPSNDGTLAAVGVCAPTCAPSFWQQRTGSAFLAALNSGRQTFPGVDYTNVYTLTDEVVTPQPAGSDLADDGGDVTNVALQDICLAHPADHLSTGTSDAVAWALALDALTHDGPADPGRIAPSVCVAPFMPGVNPVTFPTDFAHAAAILADSAGLYPHTAAEPPLAGYVRPQA
- the priA gene encoding bifunctional 1-(5-phosphoribosyl)-5-((5-phosphoribosylamino)methylideneamino)imidazole-4-carboxamide isomerase/phosphoribosylanthranilate isomerase PriA → MSFTLLPAVDVADGQAVRLVQGEAGTETGYGAPLEAAMNWQRDGAEWIHLVDLDAAFGKGSNAELLAEVVGKLDVKVELSGGIRDDESLARALSTGCTRVNLGTAALENPEWCAKVVGEHGDKIAVGLDVKIIDGRHRLAARGWTTDGGDLWETLARMDRDGVARYVVTDVSKDGTLQGPNVELLKQVAAATPAPVIASGGISTVDDLVGLAQAAADGANIEGSIVGKALYAGRFTLPEALRAVRAVGA
- the hisF gene encoding imidazole glycerol phosphate synthase subunit HisF, which produces MGVAIRVIPCLDVDAGRVVKGVNFKELRDAGDPVEMAAVYDAEGADELTFLDVTASSGERATMVDVVRRTAEQVFIPLTVGGGIRTPDDVDRMLRAGADKVSVNTAAIARPELLGEMARRFGSQCIVLSVDARRVVDGPPTPSGFEVTTHGGRTGTGIDAVEWAMRGQDLGVGEILLNSMDADGTRAGFDLELIEKTRAVVALPVIASGGAGALEHFPPAVRAGADAVLAASVFHFGQLRIGEVKDALRADHVEVR
- the hisI gene encoding phosphoribosyl-AMP cyclohydrolase — its product is MRVETSELDPAVAARLTRNADGLVCAVVQQRGTNEVLMVAWMDDEALHRTLTTGRGTYWSRSREEYWVKGDTSGHVQHVHEVRLDCDGDAVLVVVDQEGPACHTGARTCFDADRLL